The following DNA comes from Bacillota bacterium.
CCTCCACCACCCCGGTAGCGCTCTTGGAAATAAATACGCTATCACCTGTCTCGAGGGCGAACTCAGCACCGCCTGCCGTTAGGCGGCCCTTTCCCGACAAAACATGGGCCACAACATCCACTGGGGTCTCTTGATAAGGAAGCCTCTGGCCCGGATTGATCATCAGTCGATGCAAGGCTAGCGGTGGAACAGATAGTAACTGCCACCTGGAACCCCAAGGAGCTATCTCTGTCTCTTTGGGGGACATCTTCACAACTCGTATCTCTGCCCCCTTGTCGGTGGCTTTGGTTGTGGCAGCTGTTTCTTGCTTCCTCAAATCCAGTACTTCATTGGCCAATTTGTCGGCAGAAGTGGTTTGTTCTCTGGGCACGTGGGTAAGAGTAACCTGGGCGAAAACTCGGATCATGTTCCTGGCTTGGTTATTAAGCGTTACTAGGCCAGGATGCCTTACACGGTAAGCCCCCTCCATTTGTTTAACCAGGAGTTCTGAATCGCTGTAAACAGATATTTCTTGAGCGCCCAGCCTGTCTGCTTCCTTCAGTCCTCGGAGCAATGCTTTGTACTCAGCCACGTTGTTAGTGGTTTCACCTATATATTCACCTATCTCCGCTAGTACTGTTCCATTCTCGTCCGTAACTATAACCCCTATTGCCGCCGGCCCCGGATTGCCGCGCGAAGCACCGTCAATATGAAGGATCAGTTTCATGTTGGTCTTCACCCCACTCTAAGCTGAAAATGGCTCCATGTCCAGTTAACACCTGCAAACAGCGGCAATCTGATCGGCATCACAATGTCCGGGAGATATCCGCTGCAGTGTAAGGATACACAACTACACCGTGATCCCTGAGCTTGGTCCTTAAATAATCAGCCAGCATGAGAATCACCGGATTCTCCGTCCCGGCATGGCCGGCATCGATCACAGCTAAGCCCAATAGATCCGCTTCCTGGGCGGCGTGATATTTTACGTCACCGGTAACAAGTACATCTGCTCCGACGGATCTGGCCCGGCGAACCAAGGAAGAGCCGCTGCCACCACAAACAGCCACTTTCTTGATCTTCTTGTTCTCATCCCCCACAACTGTCACTGCCGCCAAAGCCAGGGTTGCCTTGACCCGGTGGGCAAACTCAGCCAAGGGTAAGCTCTGGGGCAATTCCCCCACGCGCCCCAGACCGTAAAGCTTCCCTTCCCGAGCCAGAGAATATACATCGTAAGCCACTTCTTCATAGGGGTGAGCCGATAACAGCCGGCTAACAGCTGCTCCGAGCCGCTCCTCCGACACTATTGTTTCCAGGCGCAATTCGTCCACATATTCCAGCTTCCCAGCCTCACCGATGTAAGGGCTGGTACCCTTGCGGGGCAAAAATGTACCGGTTCCAGCTGTCTGAAAAGTGCAGTGGCTATAGTTACCGATCCAACCGGCTCCGACGGCCGCTAACGCTCGGCGGACATTTTCCACGTGTGACGGCGGAACAAAAGTTACTAATTTATACAGCTTTTGCCTCCTACCGGGAACAAGAATCTCCGTATTCATCAGCCCCAATTTTTGTGCCAGAACAGCTGACGTTCCTTGGGGCGCATGGTCTAAATTGGTATGAGCCGAAAAGACCCCTACCCCGGCCTGAAGAAACCGAGCCACTAAATTTTCTGTGGGCAAATCCAACCGCAGATGTTTTAACGGTTGAAAAAGCAGCGGATGATGAGTGATCAAAAGTTCCGCTCCCAATTGCTCGGCCTTGGCCAGTGCCCCCGGGGAAGGGTCCAAAGCCACGGCTACTGTGGACACCTCGGCCTGGCTATCTCCTACCTGCCAACCTGTATTATCCCAGTCCTCGGCTAGATTGCTCGGAGCCAGTTCTTCAATTAGGCTGATCACGTAACTTGCTTTCACAGTCATGTAGAATCTCCCTCCAAGCGTGAATTCTACGGCTGGCCAACTCACAGCGTGCCTTACCGGAAACGCTTTTTTCAGCCTCAGCTCGCACTTGTTCCTCTTGTCCGATCTTGAAAGCCAGATATGCTGGCAGCAGCAAGTCCGGTTTAGCGACTAAGTAGGGTCCGATTTCCAGTAACTCCTCGGCAAAAGTGGGCATCGTCCCGGAAGTGGCCGCCATAATCACATAAAAGCGTCCCCTCTCAACTGCCAGCGTCTCGTCGGTAAGGGTTAGCCCTAGCTCCGGTAAGCGCCGGCGCAGTTCGCCCGGGTTGGTCATGGGCTGGAGCAAAAAAACCTGGGCCGAAGCGGCCACCTCCGGTGCCAGGGCAATAATATCTGCTATGGTTTTTGAACCTAACCCGGCAATAACCAGCACCTGAACTTCTCCCGGGGCCAACACTGTCAGACCCGATCCTAATCGAAGGTCAATTCTATCTTCCAGCCCGGCGGCTACCACTGCCTGCCGGGCTTTAGTCAAACTGCCAGGGCTGGCATCAGTGGCAATACACCATGGTGCCCGCCTTGTTTGTATCAGGTGTATAGGCAAATACGCATGATCGGTGCCAATATCAGCTACCACCGTCCCGAACGGGACAAGATCGGCCAAGGTTTGTAGTCGCGGCGGCAGCTGGGGTTTAAGACCGAAAACAGAAGGCAGGGTTCTTCACCTGCCTTTAGTCGAGAAAGTCTTTCAGCTTCTTGCTGCGACTGGGATGACGAAGCTTACGCAGGGCCTTAGCTTCAATCTGGCGGATACGCTCCCGGGTAACGCCGAAGGTTTGGCCTACTTCCTCCAGGGTGCGGGCTCGGCCATCTTCAAGTCCGAACCGAAGCCGTAACACCTTCTTCTCGCGCGGCGTAAGCGTCTCCAACACTTCCTCCAGTTGCTCCCTGAGGAGCGAGAAAGAAGCTGCATCGACGGGCGAAGGCGCCTCTTGGTCTTCAATGAAATCACCCAGATGACTATCTTCTTCTTCACCGATTGGTGTCTCCAGTGAAACCGGTTCTTGGGCAATTTTCATAATTTCCCTTACCCGTTCCACACTAATTCCCATCTCTTCGGCAATTTCTTCCGGTAAAGGATCGCGCCCTAGCTCCTGCAACAACTGACGCTGCACTCGCACCAAGCGGTTAATTGTCTCTACCATATGCACCGGTATTCTGATAGTTCGAGCCTGGTCAGCAATGGCGCGGGTAATGGCTTGACGGATCCACCAAGTGGCATAGGTACTGAACTTATAACCCTTGCGGTAGTCAAACTTCTCTACCGCCTTCAACAGGCCTAGATTCCCTTCTTGAATCAAATCCAGAAACAGCATACCGCGACCCACATAACGCTTGGCAATACTCACTACCAAACGCAAATTGGCCTCGGCCAAACGCCGCCTGGACTCCATATCATCTTGCTCTATGCGCTTGGCCAGCTCAACTTCTTCCTCTGCTGTCAACAGCGGTACCCGGCCAATTTCTTTTAAATACATTCGCACAGGGTCGTCGATGGCGACACCCTCAGGAACCGAAAGATCTACTTCTACTTCTTCTTCCTCTTCCGGTTCATCTTCTGCTACCAGGGATTCGACATTGCCGCCTTCGTCACTC
Coding sequences within:
- a CDS encoding reverse transcriptase-like protein encodes the protein MKLILHIDGASRGNPGPAAIGVIVTDENGTVLAEIGEYIGETTNNVAEYKALLRGLKEADRLGAQEISVYSDSELLVKQMEGAYRVRHPGLVTLNNQARNMIRVFAQVTLTHVPREQTTSADKLANEVLDLRKQETAATTKATDKGAEIRVVKMSPKETEIAPWGSRWQLLSVPPLALHRLMINPGQRLPYQETPVDVVAHVLSGKGRLTAGGAEFALETGDSVFISKSATGVVE
- a CDS encoding Nif3-like dinuclear metal center hexameric protein gives rise to the protein MTVKASYVISLIEELAPSNLAEDWDNTGWQVGDSQAEVSTVAVALDPSPGALAKAEQLGAELLITHHPLLFQPLKHLRLDLPTENLVARFLQAGVGVFSAHTNLDHAPQGTSAVLAQKLGLMNTEILVPGRRQKLYKLVTFVPPSHVENVRRALAAVGAGWIGNYSHCTFQTAGTGTFLPRKGTSPYIGEAGKLEYVDELRLETIVSEERLGAAVSRLLSAHPYEEVAYDVYSLAREGKLYGLGRVGELPQSLPLAEFAHRVKATLALAAVTVVGDENKKIKKVAVCGGSGSSLVRRARSVGADVLVTGDVKYHAAQEADLLGLAVIDAGHAGTENPVILMLADYLRTKLRDHGVVVYPYTAADISRTL
- a CDS encoding SAM-dependent methyltransferase, yielding MADLVPFGTVVADIGTDHAYLPIHLIQTRRAPWCIATDASPGSLTKARQAVVAAGLEDRIDLRLGSGLTVLAPGEVQVLVIAGLGSKTIADIIALAPEVAASAQVFLLQPMTNPGELRRRLPELGLTLTDETLAVERGRFYVIMAATSGTMPTFAEELLEIGPYLVAKPDLLLPAYLAFKIGQEEQVRAEAEKSVSGKARCELASRRIHAWREILHDCESKLRDQPN
- the rpoD gene encoding RNA polymerase sigma factor RpoD, with the protein product MPKKDDIFAIEGLSELMKKGKKTGTISYAEIMDALQNVDLDPEQIDRVYGVLAEAGIEVSDEGGNVESLVAEDEPEEEEEVEVDLSVPEGVAIDDPVRMYLKEIGRVPLLTAEEEVELAKRIEQDDMESRRRLAEANLRLVVSIAKRYVGRGMLFLDLIQEGNLGLLKAVEKFDYRKGYKFSTYATWWIRQAITRAIADQARTIRIPVHMVETINRLVRVQRQLLQELGRDPLPEEIAEEMGISVERVREIMKIAQEPVSLETPIGEEEDSHLGDFIEDQEAPSPVDAASFSLLREQLEEVLETLTPREKKVLRLRFGLEDGRARTLEEVGQTFGVTRERIRQIEAKALRKLRHPSRSKKLKDFLD